The Desulfovibrio fairfieldensis sequence GGCTTGCCCGTGGTCAGAGTGCCGGTCTTGTCCACGGCCAGGGTGGTGATCCGCCCGGCCTGTTCCAGGGCCGCGCCGTTTTTGATCAGCACGCCCAATTGCGCGCCGCGGCCCGTGCCCACCATAATGGACATGGGCGTGGCCAGGCCCATGGCGCAGGGGCAGGCCATGACCAGCACGGCCACGAATACGGACAAGGGCGTGGTGACGGGCTCGGAACTGAAGACCAGCCAGGCCAGCGCCGCCAACAGGGCGAAAGCCATGACCGCGGGCACGAAATAAAAGCTCACCCGATCTGCCAGGCGGGCGATGGGGGCCTTGCTGCCCTGGGCCTCACGCACCAGGCGGATGATCCGCGCCAGGCGCGTGTCCTGGCCCACGGCTTCCGCGCGCATGGTCAGGGAGCCTTCGCCGTTGACGCTGCCCGCCACCAGCTTGTCCTCCGGCCCCACGGGCACGGGAATGGACTCGCCGGTCAGCAGGGAAAGATCCACCGCGCTCTTGCCGGTCAGCACCACGCCGTCCACGGGCACGCGGCTGCCGGGCCGGATCAGCAGGCGGTCGCCCGCCTTCAACGCGGAGACAGGCACATCCTCGGGCGGCACGGCCTCGTCCTCGGGGTCCAGGCGCAGGGCCGTTTCCGGCGTGAGGCTCATCAGCGCGCCCATGGCGTCCCCGGCCTTGCGCCGGGCCGTGGCTTCCAGGAACTGCCCGAACTCGATCATGGTCAGCAGCACGGCGCAGGACTCATAGTAGAGGTTCATGGCCCGCATGACCGGATCATGCCCCAGAAGGCCCAGCACGGTGTTGACCAGGCTGTACAGAAAGGCCGCGCCCGTGCCCACGGCCACCAGGCTGTCCATGGTCGGGGACTTGTGCAGCAGGGCCGCCGTGCCCTCAATGTAAAAATGCCGCCCCAGCCAGACCACCGGCAGGGTCAGCAGCAACTGCACCAGCATAAAGGCGCGCGGCGAACTGTGCGGCTCCAGCCAGGACGGCAGGGAGAGACCCATCATGTGTCCCATGGACACGATCAGCAGGGGCACGGTAAAGCCGAGCATGGGCCAGAGACGGCCCAGGCGTTGCCGCCGGTCCTCCAGGGCCTTGGCCTTGGCCGCTTCATACTGGGCCGAGGCGTCCTCGTCCTTGCTCGGCGTGGCCGAAAAGCCCAGCTTGGCGACGCGCTCCATGACCTCCCGGCGCACCTCGTCCTCGTCGCCGGGCTTGGCCCAGACCTTGGCCTTGGCCGTGGCCAGGTTCACACTGACCTTGTCCACCCCGTCCAACTGGCCCACCACGCGCTCGATGCGCGAGGAGCAGGCGGCGCAATGCATGCCGCCGATATCAAAGCCCAACTGGCAGGCTTCATTACTGTCTTTGGTTTCTTTTTCCGTACCCATTGCCGCGCCTCCGCTTGTTTTTCCAGCGGGTTCAGCGTAGCCTGAATCCGTTGAAAATGAAAACCAAAATTATTTTGGAGGATAAGATGAAAACTCTGAAAGTCAACGGCATGCATTGCGGCCATTGCAAGGCCTCCGTAGAGGAAGCCGCCGCCAAGATACCCGGCGTGAGCAAGCCCGAAGTGGATCTGGCCGCCAAGGAACTGCGCTTCGAGGAATCCGGCCCCGTGGACCTGGAAGCCCTGAAAACCGCCATCCGCGACATCGGTTTCGATCCGGAATAGATAGACGCGCCCGATTGAGGCTTTGGGCCTATGACGCGGGCATGGGCCTGCCCGCCGGGCACGGCGTTTCTCTCTTTCCCGCAATCGGGCCGCCTTTCCCGCTCAGGCCGGAAAGGCGGCCCGAACCGCATTCGACCGGCAAGCCTCGCTTCAGCCGCGCCGCCCTTCTTGCCGTTTGCCGCCAAATGGCGTAACAGTCGCCTGTATCTTCAAACACAGGAACAGGCAGTGAATACAAACGCATGCGCTGTGTCCGGCCCCGTAACGGGGCCGGTTTTTTACCACCGGCCCGGCCTTTTGCCCTGCCTGGCGGTCTGTCTGCCGCTGCTCTGCGCCATTCTTTGGCTCTGTCTGCCCGTCGCGGCACGTGGTGAAGAGGCCTTTCCCCTGGATTTCACCACCATCCGCCTGGGCGACGCGGCATGCGTCGTGCTGGTGGTGGGCGGCATCCAGGGCGACGAGCCGGGCGGTTTCTCCGCCGCCACCTTGCTGGCGACCCGCTATGACATCCAGGAAGGGGCCGTCTGGGTGGTGCCCAACCTCAATTTCCCCAGCATCATCAAGCGCTCGCGCGGCCTGCACGGGGACATGAACCGCAAATTCGCCCGCCTGGACGAAAGCGATCCGGAATTCCCCACAGTGCGCCGCATCCAGGAGCTGATCCGCCATCCGCGCGTGGCCCTGGTGCTCAATCTGCACGACGGCAGCGGCTACTACCGCGCGAACTATCAGAATTACCTCTGCAATCCGGCCCGCTGGGGCCAGTCGGTGATCATCGACCAGGACGGCCTGCCCTCGGGCGTGTTCATGGGCGCGCTGGCCCAGGAGGCGGCCCGAGTGACCGCCGAGGTCAACCAGCGCCTGATCAAGCCCCTGCACGTCCTGCATGTCCACAATACGAACACCGCCGCCGGGGACAAGGAAATGGAAAAAAGCCTTTCCTACTATGCCGTGCGCCAGGGCAAGGCGGCTTTCGGCCTGGAAGCCAGCAAGGAATTTCCGGTGGAGCTGCGGGCCTATTACCACCTGAGCATGGTGGAAGGCTTTCTGCGCCGGGCGGGCGTGCGCTTCAAACGCGACTTCAGCCTGACGCCTCAAGGCGTGGGCGAGGCCCTGCGGGCCAATCTGGGAGTGTCCTTCGCGGAAAACCGCGTCTTCCTGCCCCTGGAGGACGTGCGCCCGGCCATCAACTATCTGCCCCTGCCCAAGGGCAGCCCGGCCAGGGCCGTGACTTCCAAGCCCATCATGGCGGTCCTGCCCTGCCGGGACCGCGACAGGGAACTCTGCATTCACTACGGCAACCGCACCATCACCCTGATCAAGCCCGACTGGCGCGAAATGGACCACAGCCTTGAAGCCGTGCGCGTCACTGTGGACGGGCGCGAGGAAGTGGTGCCCTTCGGCCGGGTGCTGGACGTGGCCGAAACGGTGCGCGTGCATCCGCAGGAGGGCTTTCGGGTCAACGCCATCGGCTTTGACAGCGGCCGCCGCGACGAAAGCGGCCTGCCCCTGCGCCGCAAGGACTTTGCGCCGCGCTTTTCCGTGGACCGGGGGGGCACGCTCTTCCGGGTGGAAGTCTACAAAAACCAGAGCTTCGCCGGGCTGTTCCTGCTGCGCTTCAACGCCAAAAACGCCAGGCTGGCCAAGGGCCGCGCCATTCTGCCCGACAGGCCCGGCCCGGAATCGAAACTGGGATTCTGAACCACATGTCCGACACGCTTTCCCTAACAACGCCCGTCACCGTGGCCGGCGGCGGCAGCTGGGGCACGGCCCTGGCCCACCTGCTGGCCGCGCGCGGCCTGCCCGCCACCCTCTGGCTGCGGGACGCGGAGGTGGCCCTGGCCGTCAATGAGCGCCACGAAAACCCGCGCTACCTGCCGGGCTTTGCCCTGGACGCCCGCCTGGCGGCAAGCACGGACCCGGCCGTCCTCAATCGAGATCTGCTGGTGCTGGCCGTGCCCAGCCAGCAGTTGCGGGGCTGGCTGGGCACGCACAGGACATTTTTCCGGCCCGGCCCGGTGCTGGTCAACGCGGCCAAAGGCCTGGAAACCGGCAGCCTCGCAACCTGCGGCGCGGTGGTCGCCGAAGCCCTGGCCGGTCTTGAGCCCCGCTACAGCGTGCTGTCCGGGCCGTCCTTCGCGGCGGAGGTGCTGCGGGGCCTGCCCACGGCCGTGGTGCTGGCCGCGCGCGACGAAGCCCTGGGCCGGACCCTGCGGGAACTGTTTTCCGGCCCGTCCTTCCGCTGTTATTCCAGCACGGACGTCATCGGCGTGGAGATGGGCGGCGCGCTCAAGAACGTCATGGCCATCGCCGCCGGAGTCTGCGACGGCCTGGGCCTGGGGCACAACAGCCGGGCCGCCCTGATCACCAGGGGTCTGGCCGAGATGAGCCGCCTGGGCGCGGCGTGCGGCGCGCGCCGGTCCACCTTCATGGGGCTTTCCGGCCTGGGCGATCTCACCCTGACCTGCACCGGCGACCTTTCGCGCAACCGGCAGGTGGGCCTGCGCCTGGGGCGCGGCGAAAATTTGGAGGCCATCACCCGCAGCCTGGGCATGGTGGCCGAAGGCGTCAAAACCACGGCCGCCGTACATGCCCTGGCTCTGCGCCTGGGTATTGACGCGCCCATCACCGCCGCCATGCATTGCGTCATCTACGAGGGACAGGCCCCGCGGGAAGCGCTCAGAATCCTGATGAACCGCGACCTGCGCGAGGAATGAGGCCATTCCGGGCTGTGAAAAAAAGATTTTCCTGCTTGCGCCTGAAGCTAATGTAGTGTATTGACTGACTACTCAGCTAGGGATTTTTTTCACGAGCAAATCAGCCCTCCTGCCTTCGGGGACGGCTGATTTCGTGCAGAAAAACCCGCACACTCGTCGCGGCGCGTATTGGCCCGGACGGCATCACTAGTGTCTAATTGGAAAAATTAGACACGCAAAACCCGGAGGGTTTTGCGGCGGCGCAGCCGCCGGGAGTCCGCGAAAAACCACGCTTTTTCGCGGACGATCCTGCGAAAATTGAGAGCATAACCATGCTCGAAATTTTTGCAATCAGACACTAGATGTTGTTCGGAAGATCCATAAATCACGGGGCGTCTATGACATCACCATTGTTCACGGCCGGCGGTTCTTGGTTGCCGCTGCTGCTCGGTTCGGTCCTCCTGCTGATCGCCACGGTCAAGGCCGTGCGGGAGCGCAAAGACCCGCGCCGCCTGATTCTCTGGGGCGCGCTGCACGACGCGGGCGTCGCCTGTATGGCGCTGACCGCGCAGACAGCCGCGGGCCTGACCGGCCTGTGGCTGTTCGTCATCTTCCAGATTTCCGCCAGGCTGCTGGCTCTGGCCGCGCTGGCGCGCCTCGCGCCCTGCGGCGCGACTCTGGACGAACTGCGCGGCGCGGGACGGCGTAATCCCTGGGCCGGAGCCCTTTTCGGCCTGGGCCTGCTGGCCGCCGTGGGCGGCTCGCCCTTTCTGCTGCCCGAGGCCCGCGCGCTGATCGTTCAGGGCCTGCTGGAAGCGGCCCCGGCCGGGGGGCTGCTCTGCCTCCTGCTGATGGCCGCGGCCACCACGGTCTTCATCTGGCTATACGTGGACGCCGTGCGCCGCGTGAGCCTTGAGGAAGCCCTCGAAAGCGCGGAAGGCGCGGACGCGGCGGCTCCCGCACCCGGCGGCCTGTCCGGACTGTCCGGCTTGGGCCTGCCGCTGCTCGGTCTGGGTCTGCTGACGGCGGCCCTCGGCCTGCTGCGCGCGCCCCTGACCGACGCCGTGGGCGGGCACTTCGGCCTGCTGGTCATGCACGCCCCCGTGCATCCGGCCTACTGGTGTTTCTACGTCGGCGCGTTCGTCGCCGGTCTGGCCTTTTTACTGCGCCTGCGCGCGGCCCCGCAGATCGCCGTTCTTTTCTCGGCTCTGGCCTTCGCGGCGGTCTGCGTCATTCCCAGCCCGCCCCTGGCGCGGCTCTTCCTGGTAATGATCGCCCTGGTGGCCCTGGTGGTCAGCGTCTACTCGCTGGGCTACATCCACGACCGGCGCAAGGGCTGGTACTGGTTTTTCCTGCTGCTGACCTTCGCCTCCCTGGCGGGCATCGTCTCCACGCCGGATACGGCGGCCATGTACGGCTACTGGGAACTGATGACCTTCGCTTCCTACTTCCTGGTAGTGCACGAGGGGCGGCGCACGGCCTATGAGGCCGGTCTCAAATATTACGTGATGTGCGCGGGCGGCGCGCTGTTCATGCTGCCGGGCCTGTTCATCCTCGGCGTTTTTTCCGCCGCGCCGCTGGCCGCCTTCCACTTCCCGTTCTGGTTCCAGACGGCCCTGGCGCTCTGCCTGGCGGGCTTCGGCGTCAAAGCCGGTCTGGTGCCCCTGCACTCCTGGCTGCCCGACGCCCACCCCGCCGCGCCCTCATCGGTGTCCGCGCCCCTGTCCGGCATCATCACCAAGATGGGCGTGTTCGGCATCGTCAGCGTGATTCTCATGGGCGTGGGTCAGGCCGCCGGCGAAATGCGCGGCCTGTTCGGCCTGTCCTGGTTCGGGACGGGCCTCAGCGCCATGGGCGTCGCCACCCTGGTCTACGGCGAGGTCATGGCCCTGCGCCAGGAAGACATCAAGCGCATGCTGGCCTACTCCACCCTGGGGCAGATCGGCGAAATCGCGCTGGTGCTGGGCCTGGGCACCTGGCTGGCCACGGCCGGGGCGCTCTGGCATGTGTTTAACCACGCCGTGATGAAAGACTTGCTCTTTCTGGGCGCGGGCGCGCTGATCATGCGCGCGGGCAGCCGCAATCTTGCCGACCTGCGCGGCCTGGGCCGTCAGATGCCCTGGACCGTGGCCTGTATGGCCGTGGGCCTGGTGAGCATCATGGGCCTGCCGCCCTTCGGCGCGTTCTACAGCAAATTCCTGATGATCCAGGCCGCGGTCAACGCCGGTCAGATCTGGCTGGCGGCCCTGATCCTGGCGGGCTCCCTGGTGGGAGCCGTATACTACACCCGCATTCTGAAAACCCTGATATTTGAAGAACGCCCGTCCCACCTGCCGCAGGTGGAAGAAGCCCCCTTCAGCATGCGCCTGGGCCTGCTGGTGCTGGCGGCCCTCAGTCTGCTGCTGGGCCTGGCCCCGCAACTGCCCATGCAGTTGGTTCTGCCCGTGGCCTCGCTCTGCTACGAGCCCACATCGGCCGCCCCGCAGATCATGCTGGCCATGAACGTGTTCTGGCCCGTCTATGTGGTGGTGCCGGTCTTCGGTGCGGTGCTGCCCGCCCTGTTCGCCGGTTGGCGCAGGATGGCCGGCTGGACCAGCGTGGGCGTGCTGCTGCTCACGGCCCTGCTGGTGCTGCTCTTCGGGCGCGATCTGGATATGCTCTCCTTCTGCTTTGCCCTGATCGTGCCCCTGATCGGCGCGGTGAACATGGCCTACGCCGTGGGCTACATGGAGCACAGCCACAGCCAGTGGCGTTTCTACTGCGCCTTTACCTGCATGTGCGGCGGCCTCGTGGGCATGGCGGCCAGCCAGTACCTGCTGAGCTTCTTCCTGTTCTGGGAAATCATGAGCTCCTGGACCCTGTACATGGCTATCGCCCACGAGGGCGACAAGGCCTCGTTACGGGAAGCCTTCAAGTACTTTCTCTTCAACCTTCTGGGCGCAGGCTTCCTCTTTGTGGGCCTCTGCGTGCTCGGGCCCTTCACGCCATTCAACGCCGGCCTGCTGGCCGGGCTTGTGCCCGACCTGCCCGCGGGCGCGGCCTGGCTGGGCATGGCCCTGCTGGCCGTGGGCTTTGTGATGAAGGCCGCCCAGCTGCCCTTCCGCATTGACTGGCAGATGCACCCGGCCCTGGCCCCCACGCCGGTGTCCGGCTACATATCCTCGGTGCTGCTGAAGAGCGCCGTCATCGGCCTGATCAAGCTCTTCATGCTGCTGGGCGGGGGTTTTGCCCTGGCGGGCATCCTGGACGGCTTCGAACAGGGCGTGATCAGCCTGATCGTCATGTGGATCGGCGGCATCACCATCATCATGGCCGCCGTGCAGGCCCTGCGGGCCAACGGCATCAAGCTGATCTTCATCTACTCCACCGTGAGCCAGCTGGGCTACATGGTGCTGGCCGTGGCCGCGGGCGGGGCCCTGGGCTACGCGGGCGGCATGCTGCACCTGATCAACCACGTCTTCTTCAAAGACCTGCTCTTCCTGATCTGCGGGGCTGTGATGTTCGCCACGCACCGGGACAGCCTGGATGATCTGGGCGGCATCGGCCGCAAGATGCCCTTCACCCTCTGCATGTTCGCCATCGCGGGCCTGTCCGTGGTGGGCGTGCCGCCCACCAGCGGCTTCTCCTCCAAGTGGCTGATCTACCATGCCCTGATGCAGGCCGGGCAACCCTTCCTGGCCCTGCTTTCCCTGGTGGGCAGCGTGCTGACCCTGGCCTATATCGCCAAATTCCTGCACGCGGCCTTCCTGGGCCAGCCCGCCCCGGACCTGGACGACGTGCATGAGGCCCCCAAGGTCATGCGCGTGCCCATGGGCATTCTGGCCGTGGGCTGCGTGCTGACGGGCATTTTCCCCGGCCTGGCGCTCATGCCCGTCAACAGCGTGTTGCTGGAATACGGGCTGGCTCCCCTCGATGTGGGGCTTTCCGGCGTGCTTTCCGGCCCCGGCGCCTGGAACGCCACAGGCATGTTCGTAATGATGGCGCTGGCCTTCCTGGCCGGGTACTGGTTCGTACGCCGCTTCACGCGCCTGCGTGAAATCGACGTGCACGCCTGCGGCCTGCCTCCGGAAATCGCCACCAGCCGCATGGCTCCCTCCAGCATCTACGGCGACCTGACGCGCCTGCTGGGCGGCGGGCGCGCTTCCAAGGAGAACCGCTGATGAGCGACACCCTGCTTGCCATTCTGCACATGTGCATCTTTCCCGGCGGGGCCTTTGCCCTGGCCGTGGGATTCTTCTTCAAGGGCCTGGACCGGCGGGTGGAAGCCCGCCTCCAGCGCCGCGTGGGCCCGCCCCTGATCCAGCCCTGGCTGGACATCGCCAAACTGCTGACCAAGGAAACCCTGATCCCGAAAACCGCCTGTCGTTCGGCCTTTCTGCTGGCTCCGGTCTTCGGCTTCACGGGCATGGCCGTGTGCGCGGCCTTCATTCCGGTGCCGGGCGTGTTCGACGGC is a genomic window containing:
- a CDS encoding heavy metal translocating P-type ATPase, giving the protein MGTEKETKDSNEACQLGFDIGGMHCAACSSRIERVVGQLDGVDKVSVNLATAKAKVWAKPGDEDEVRREVMERVAKLGFSATPSKDEDASAQYEAAKAKALEDRRQRLGRLWPMLGFTVPLLIVSMGHMMGLSLPSWLEPHSSPRAFMLVQLLLTLPVVWLGRHFYIEGTAALLHKSPTMDSLVAVGTGAAFLYSLVNTVLGLLGHDPVMRAMNLYYESCAVLLTMIEFGQFLEATARRKAGDAMGALMSLTPETALRLDPEDEAVPPEDVPVSALKAGDRLLIRPGSRVPVDGVVLTGKSAVDLSLLTGESIPVPVGPEDKLVAGSVNGEGSLTMRAEAVGQDTRLARIIRLVREAQGSKAPIARLADRVSFYFVPAVMAFALLAALAWLVFSSEPVTTPLSVFVAVLVMACPCAMGLATPMSIMVGTGRGAQLGVLIKNGAALEQAGRITTLAVDKTGTLTTGKPVLTGISVLAADGSATDGVVDGLAEKDLLTLAAALEARSEHPLALALINAGRDRGCPPCPVDDVDVSPGLGIAGTVGLNNQKYVVAVGNRAFMKERGLEVPETAGAQLAALAEAGQTPLLLSVGTGTDARLAGILALADALRPESPAVVARLHEMGVRVVMLTGDNERTARAVAREAGVDEVAAGLLPAEKADYVRRLQSEGQVVGMVGDGINDAPALALADVGMAVGTGVDVSAEAGDIVLMRGGMEAVLTALSLSRATMRNIRENLGWAFGYNILGLPVAAGLLHIFGGPMLSPMLAGTAMALSSVSVVTNALRLRFFKIAP
- a CDS encoding heavy-metal-associated domain-containing protein — encoded protein: MKTLKVNGMHCGHCKASVEEAAAKIPGVSKPEVDLAAKELRFEESGPVDLEALKTAIRDIGFDPE
- a CDS encoding M14 family metallopeptidase, which gives rise to MNTNACAVSGPVTGPVFYHRPGLLPCLAVCLPLLCAILWLCLPVAARGEEAFPLDFTTIRLGDAACVVLVVGGIQGDEPGGFSAATLLATRYDIQEGAVWVVPNLNFPSIIKRSRGLHGDMNRKFARLDESDPEFPTVRRIQELIRHPRVALVLNLHDGSGYYRANYQNYLCNPARWGQSVIIDQDGLPSGVFMGALAQEAARVTAEVNQRLIKPLHVLHVHNTNTAAGDKEMEKSLSYYAVRQGKAAFGLEASKEFPVELRAYYHLSMVEGFLRRAGVRFKRDFSLTPQGVGEALRANLGVSFAENRVFLPLEDVRPAINYLPLPKGSPARAVTSKPIMAVLPCRDRDRELCIHYGNRTITLIKPDWREMDHSLEAVRVTVDGREEVVPFGRVLDVAETVRVHPQEGFRVNAIGFDSGRRDESGLPLRRKDFAPRFSVDRGGTLFRVEVYKNQSFAGLFLLRFNAKNARLAKGRAILPDRPGPESKLGF
- a CDS encoding NAD(P)H-dependent glycerol-3-phosphate dehydrogenase, producing the protein MSDTLSLTTPVTVAGGGSWGTALAHLLAARGLPATLWLRDAEVALAVNERHENPRYLPGFALDARLAASTDPAVLNRDLLVLAVPSQQLRGWLGTHRTFFRPGPVLVNAAKGLETGSLATCGAVVAEALAGLEPRYSVLSGPSFAAEVLRGLPTAVVLAARDEALGRTLRELFSGPSFRCYSSTDVIGVEMGGALKNVMAIAAGVCDGLGLGHNSRAALITRGLAEMSRLGAACGARRSTFMGLSGLGDLTLTCTGDLSRNRQVGLRLGRGENLEAITRSLGMVAEGVKTTAAVHALALRLGIDAPITAAMHCVIYEGQAPREALRILMNRDLREE
- a CDS encoding complex I subunit 5 family protein, with product MTSPLFTAGGSWLPLLLGSVLLLIATVKAVRERKDPRRLILWGALHDAGVACMALTAQTAAGLTGLWLFVIFQISARLLALAALARLAPCGATLDELRGAGRRNPWAGALFGLGLLAAVGGSPFLLPEARALIVQGLLEAAPAGGLLCLLLMAAATTVFIWLYVDAVRRVSLEEALESAEGADAAAPAPGGLSGLSGLGLPLLGLGLLTAALGLLRAPLTDAVGGHFGLLVMHAPVHPAYWCFYVGAFVAGLAFLLRLRAAPQIAVLFSALAFAAVCVIPSPPLARLFLVMIALVALVVSVYSLGYIHDRRKGWYWFFLLLTFASLAGIVSTPDTAAMYGYWELMTFASYFLVVHEGRRTAYEAGLKYYVMCAGGALFMLPGLFILGVFSAAPLAAFHFPFWFQTALALCLAGFGVKAGLVPLHSWLPDAHPAAPSSVSAPLSGIITKMGVFGIVSVILMGVGQAAGEMRGLFGLSWFGTGLSAMGVATLVYGEVMALRQEDIKRMLAYSTLGQIGEIALVLGLGTWLATAGALWHVFNHAVMKDLLFLGAGALIMRAGSRNLADLRGLGRQMPWTVACMAVGLVSIMGLPPFGAFYSKFLMIQAAVNAGQIWLAALILAGSLVGAVYYTRILKTLIFEERPSHLPQVEEAPFSMRLGLLVLAALSLLLGLAPQLPMQLVLPVASLCYEPTSAAPQIMLAMNVFWPVYVVVPVFGAVLPALFAGWRRMAGWTSVGVLLLTALLVLLFGRDLDMLSFCFALIVPLIGAVNMAYAVGYMEHSHSQWRFYCAFTCMCGGLVGMAASQYLLSFFLFWEIMSSWTLYMAIAHEGDKASLREAFKYFLFNLLGAGFLFVGLCVLGPFTPFNAGLLAGLVPDLPAGAAWLGMALLAVGFVMKAAQLPFRIDWQMHPALAPTPVSGYISSVLLKSAVIGLIKLFMLLGGGFALAGILDGFEQGVISLIVMWIGGITIIMAAVQALRANGIKLIFIYSTVSQLGYMVLAVAAGGALGYAGGMLHLINHVFFKDLLFLICGAVMFATHRDSLDDLGGIGRKMPFTLCMFAIAGLSVVGVPPTSGFSSKWLIYHALMQAGQPFLALLSLVGSVLTLAYIAKFLHAAFLGQPAPDLDDVHEAPKVMRVPMGILAVGCVLTGIFPGLALMPVNSVLLEYGLAPLDVGLSGVLSGPGAWNATGMFVMMALAFLAGYWFVRRFTRLREIDVHACGLPPEIATSRMAPSSIYGDLTRLLGGGRASKENR